A DNA window from Stigmatella aurantiaca contains the following coding sequences:
- a CDS encoding FAD/NAD(P)-binding protein gives MLLPTPSPTAKSGTGLALLEALLLKDLERLAYPKRSWVLPRRSQEGQAVLDVVIIGGGQSGLAAAFGLLREKVTNLLVVDENAPGLAGPWKTFARMHTLRTPKHLTGPDHNLPNLCFQSWYEAQHGEAAWQQLGLIPKELWADYLDWYRRFLGIPVRCHARVGALSWRASDACFAVPLQPQDGGAPEVLLARKVVIATGIDGSGRWESPAMVSRLPRALWAHTRDAIDFEALRGKRVGLLGAGASAFDNGSVALEKGAAEVHLFYRRKTLPTVNAYRWAEFVGFLKHHGDLPDGDRWRFIRRILEMGQLPPHDTYHRARAHPNFHLHAQSPWLDVQAVNGEAHVTTPHGTFAFDKLIVGSGTVTDLTLRPELANVVADIALWKDRYTPPPQEAHEDLARHPYLGPNFEFQEKVPGRAPYLSSLFNYTFGGLPSLGFGGASISGLKYSLPRLVSGITRQLYLEDKDAFFESLMTYDVKEFEP, from the coding sequence ATGCTCCTTCCGACTCCGAGCCCTACCGCGAAGTCCGGAACGGGCCTCGCCCTGCTCGAGGCCCTGCTGCTCAAGGATCTGGAGCGGCTTGCCTACCCGAAGCGCTCCTGGGTGCTGCCGCGCCGCTCCCAGGAAGGACAGGCCGTGCTCGATGTCGTCATCATCGGCGGCGGGCAGAGCGGGCTGGCGGCGGCCTTTGGCCTGCTGCGCGAGAAGGTGACGAACCTCCTCGTCGTGGACGAGAACGCGCCGGGCCTCGCCGGGCCGTGGAAGACGTTCGCGCGCATGCACACGCTGCGCACGCCCAAGCACCTCACCGGCCCGGACCACAACCTGCCCAACCTCTGCTTCCAGAGCTGGTACGAGGCCCAGCACGGCGAGGCGGCCTGGCAGCAGCTCGGCCTCATCCCCAAGGAGCTGTGGGCGGACTACCTCGACTGGTACCGCCGCTTCCTCGGCATCCCCGTGCGCTGCCATGCCCGTGTGGGCGCGCTCTCCTGGCGCGCCTCCGACGCCTGCTTCGCCGTCCCCCTCCAGCCCCAGGATGGCGGCGCCCCGGAGGTGCTGCTCGCGCGCAAGGTGGTGATCGCCACCGGCATCGACGGCTCCGGCCGCTGGGAGAGCCCCGCCATGGTGTCCCGGCTGCCGCGCGCGCTGTGGGCCCACACCCGGGATGCCATCGACTTCGAGGCCCTGCGCGGCAAGCGCGTGGGCCTGCTTGGCGCGGGCGCCTCCGCCTTCGACAACGGCTCCGTGGCGCTGGAGAAGGGCGCCGCCGAGGTCCACCTCTTCTACCGCCGCAAGACACTGCCCACGGTGAACGCCTACCGCTGGGCGGAGTTCGTGGGCTTCCTCAAGCACCATGGGGACCTGCCGGATGGGGACCGCTGGCGCTTCATCCGCCGCATCCTGGAGATGGGGCAGCTCCCGCCGCACGACACGTACCACCGCGCCCGCGCCCACCCGAACTTCCACCTCCACGCGCAGAGCCCCTGGCTGGACGTGCAGGCCGTGAATGGCGAGGCCCACGTCACCACGCCCCACGGCACCTTCGCCTTCGACAAGCTCATCGTCGGCAGCGGCACCGTGACGGACCTCACCCTGCGCCCGGAGCTGGCGAACGTGGTGGCCGACATCGCCCTGTGGAAGGACCGGTACACCCCGCCGCCCCAGGAGGCGCACGAGGACCTCGCGCGCCACCCGTACCTGGGCCCGAACTTCGAGTTCCAGGAGAAGGTGCCCGGCCGCGCGCCCTACCTCTCCTCGCTCTTCAACTACACCTTCGGTGGCCTGCCCTCGCTGGGGTTTGGCGGCGCGAGCATCTCGGGGCTGAAGTACAGCCTGCCCCGGCTCGTGTCCGGCATCACCCGCCAGCTCTACCTGGAGGACAAGGACGCCTTCTTCGAGTCCCTGATGACCTATGACGTGAAGGAGTTCGAGCCGTGA
- a CDS encoding HAD family hydrolase, which translates to MSAASTRFSAVLFDMDGVLVHSKPVVEKSWRTVAESLGRPISDPEMHELVHGRPGSYTVNALFPNASAEEQRQIHRRVEVLEERSPCAAIAGVEKLIQSLVEYRIRFGLVTSGWQGRIEFVLQSLGLAGRFEVIVSRDDVSRGKPDPEPYLLAASRLGLPASETIVYEDSLSGVRAAAGAGAYCVGIGGEELLASGARTTVQDFTGITFQPRSPGEVVKRFPSGPELRMACSR; encoded by the coding sequence ATGAGTGCAGCCAGTACCCGATTCTCCGCCGTCCTCTTCGACATGGACGGAGTGCTCGTCCACTCGAAGCCTGTCGTTGAAAAGTCCTGGCGGACGGTGGCCGAGAGCCTGGGACGCCCCATCAGCGATCCGGAGATGCACGAGCTCGTTCACGGGCGTCCGGGCAGCTACACGGTGAACGCGCTCTTTCCCAACGCCTCGGCGGAGGAGCAGCGGCAGATCCACCGCAGGGTGGAAGTCCTCGAAGAGCGCTCCCCCTGCGCAGCGATTGCCGGCGTGGAGAAGCTCATCCAGTCCCTGGTCGAATACCGGATCCGCTTCGGACTGGTGACGAGCGGGTGGCAGGGCCGGATCGAGTTCGTTCTCCAAAGCCTGGGGCTGGCGGGACGCTTCGAGGTGATTGTCAGCCGTGACGACGTCAGCCGGGGGAAGCCGGACCCCGAGCCCTACCTGTTGGCGGCCTCGCGGCTGGGCCTCCCCGCCTCGGAGACCATCGTCTACGAGGACTCCCTCAGTGGCGTGCGGGCCGCCGCTGGGGCGGGGGCCTACTGCGTGGGAATCGGCGGCGAGGAGTTGTTGGCGTCCGGGGCCCGGACGACAGTCCAGGACTTCACGGGCATCACGTTCCAGCCCCGGTCTCCGGGAGAGGTGGTCAAGCGCTTCCCGTCTGGCCCCGAGTTGCGGATGGCTTGCAGCCGCTGA
- a CDS encoding heparin lyase I family protein, with amino-acid sequence MKNALLSSGPLLFLLSSLACGMPPASEEAPSALPALAARSQALALQGCSPLAILSVSANGDDGNPPVQTLDDQLDTRWSHLGKGAWIDYDLGTHRAVSGAAIAWHQGNLRANTFTVSLSSDGKTYLPVYSGVSSGTTVAAEVYAFIPYTARNVRITVQGNNVNDWASLAEVRVCGYTESLVPLPAATLTWRGDFETGNRSQWSHVQEVSPDRLQVVPSPMREGRYALKATVKQGDDPISTGGNRNELVLMTHEPVGSEYIYSWSTMFAPSFPSVQTWQLFTQWHHDGCCGSPPVEFYVYGEEIRLSVGGSTGSLVWRTPLVRGVWHDFVFRVKWSPDPKTGFIELFHNGRQAVPQRAMATQFNEMLNYLKVGLYRSDTVTQDGIVYHDNWAMARRMENGPLPGDLPPEGVP; translated from the coding sequence TTGAAGAACGCACTTCTGTCGTCCGGCCCCCTGTTGTTCCTCCTGAGCAGCCTGGCCTGTGGAATGCCCCCTGCTAGCGAGGAGGCCCCCTCCGCACTCCCGGCCCTGGCGGCCCGCTCCCAAGCCCTGGCCCTGCAGGGCTGCTCGCCGCTCGCCATCCTCTCGGTGAGTGCCAACGGCGACGACGGCAACCCGCCCGTTCAGACCCTGGATGATCAGCTCGACACGCGCTGGAGCCACCTCGGCAAGGGCGCCTGGATCGACTACGACCTGGGCACGCACCGCGCCGTCTCCGGCGCCGCCATCGCCTGGCACCAGGGCAACCTCCGCGCCAACACCTTCACCGTGTCCCTCTCCTCGGACGGCAAGACGTACCTTCCGGTCTACAGCGGTGTCAGCAGCGGGACCACGGTGGCCGCGGAGGTCTACGCCTTCATCCCCTACACCGCGCGCAACGTGCGCATCACCGTGCAGGGCAACAATGTGAATGACTGGGCCAGCCTCGCCGAGGTCCGCGTCTGCGGTTACACGGAGTCCCTCGTGCCACTGCCCGCCGCCACCCTCACCTGGCGCGGCGACTTCGAGACGGGCAACCGCTCCCAGTGGAGCCATGTCCAGGAGGTGAGCCCCGACCGGCTCCAGGTGGTGCCTTCCCCCATGCGCGAGGGGCGGTACGCGCTGAAGGCCACCGTGAAGCAGGGAGATGATCCCATCTCCACCGGCGGCAACCGCAACGAGCTGGTGCTGATGACGCACGAGCCCGTGGGCTCCGAGTACATCTACTCCTGGAGCACGATGTTCGCGCCCAGCTTCCCGAGCGTGCAGACCTGGCAGCTCTTCACCCAGTGGCACCACGACGGCTGTTGCGGCTCGCCACCGGTGGAGTTCTACGTCTACGGCGAGGAGATCCGCCTGAGCGTCGGCGGCAGCACCGGCTCCCTGGTGTGGCGCACGCCGCTGGTGCGCGGGGTGTGGCACGACTTCGTCTTCCGCGTGAAGTGGTCCCCGGACCCCAAGACGGGCTTCATCGAGCTGTTCCACAATGGCCGGCAGGCTGTGCCCCAGCGAGCCATGGCCACCCAGTTCAATGAAATGCTCAACTATCTGAAAGTCGGCCTGTACCGCAGTGACACCGTCACCCAGGACGGGATCGTGTATCATGACAACTGGGCCATGGCCCGGCGGATGGAGAACGGTCCCCTCCCCGGGGACCTCCCCCCCGAGGGCGTCCCCTGA
- the alc gene encoding allantoicase gives MQTPEEGKIRVAFAELIDLVSEKVGGKALLANDEFFAPKENLLKPGRGVFIPDKYTEFGKWMDGWETRRKRVPGYDWCILQLGLPGVIRGVNVDTHHFLGNFPEYASVDALEVSGSPSPESLVDAAWTEVVPRTKLSGGTQNFLPVANERRWTHVRLNIYPDGGVARFRVHGVVRPDLAALRASEGVDLAAAENGGTVVTCNDAFFGPKDNLIMPGRAVNMGEGWETRRKRVPGFDWIVVKLAAPGTLQRVEVDTNHYKGNFPDMCSLEGCTLKEDLLDFANAKDIAWQEILPKTKLQAHHRHFFETELKASGPFTHVRLNIFPDGGISRLRLHGRAS, from the coding sequence ATGCAGACACCTGAAGAGGGCAAGATCCGCGTTGCCTTCGCCGAGCTCATCGACCTTGTCTCCGAGAAGGTGGGCGGCAAGGCCCTCCTGGCCAATGACGAGTTCTTCGCGCCCAAGGAGAACCTGCTCAAGCCGGGCCGGGGCGTCTTCATCCCGGACAAGTACACGGAGTTCGGCAAGTGGATGGACGGCTGGGAGACGCGGCGCAAGCGCGTGCCCGGCTACGACTGGTGCATCCTCCAGCTCGGCCTGCCCGGCGTCATCCGCGGCGTGAACGTGGACACCCACCACTTCCTGGGCAACTTCCCCGAGTACGCCTCGGTGGATGCGCTGGAAGTCTCGGGCTCGCCATCCCCGGAGTCGCTGGTGGACGCGGCGTGGACCGAGGTGGTGCCGCGCACGAAGCTCTCCGGAGGCACGCAGAACTTCCTGCCCGTGGCCAACGAGCGCCGCTGGACGCACGTGCGGCTCAACATCTACCCGGACGGCGGCGTGGCGCGTTTCCGCGTGCACGGCGTGGTGCGGCCGGACCTGGCGGCGCTGCGCGCGAGCGAGGGCGTGGACCTGGCGGCGGCGGAGAACGGGGGCACCGTCGTCACGTGCAATGACGCGTTCTTCGGGCCCAAGGACAACCTCATCATGCCGGGCCGGGCGGTGAACATGGGCGAGGGCTGGGAGACGCGGCGCAAGCGCGTGCCCGGCTTCGACTGGATCGTCGTGAAGCTGGCGGCGCCGGGCACCCTGCAGCGCGTGGAGGTGGACACCAACCACTACAAGGGCAACTTCCCGGACATGTGCTCGCTGGAGGGGTGCACGCTGAAGGAGGACCTGCTCGACTTCGCCAACGCGAAGGACATCGCCTGGCAGGAGATCCTCCCGAAGACGAAGCTCCAGGCGCACCACCGCCACTTCTTCGAGACCGAGCTGAAGGCCTCGGGGCCCTTCACCCACGTGCGCCTGAACATCTTCCCAGATGGAGGGATCAGCCGGTTGCGCCTCCACGGGCGTGCGTCGTGA
- a CDS encoding nucleotidyltransferase domain-containing protein — protein sequence MTEALRPVQGLVALVLGGSRGRGTAGPASDYDIGLYYEPGVPLNVEGLQRAIAPLVDDPSSAVTRIGEWGPWINGGGWLTIGGAKVDLLYRDLGRVREVIAEARQGRISMNYQPGHPHGFCSVIWMGEIATCQPLHDPFGRIAELKNETWPYPEAVRDALMARFGWEVGFAISNAEKAAPRAEQTHVAGCAYRALCCMAQVLFALNGRYLINEKGAVPEAANFPITIEGLAKAQAEIWRHIGNADAESALRQLRILSTNMSVLVEQAGRKL from the coding sequence GTGACCGAAGCGCTCCGGCCTGTCCAAGGCTTGGTGGCGCTGGTGCTTGGAGGCTCGCGAGGGCGGGGAACGGCGGGCCCTGCTTCCGACTATGACATCGGTCTGTACTACGAGCCCGGTGTGCCCCTCAATGTGGAAGGGCTCCAGAGGGCGATTGCCCCACTCGTTGATGACCCATCGTCGGCGGTGACCCGTATCGGCGAGTGGGGGCCGTGGATCAACGGTGGGGGATGGCTCACCATCGGGGGCGCCAAGGTCGATCTCCTCTACCGTGATCTCGGACGCGTGCGTGAGGTCATCGCCGAAGCGCGGCAGGGCCGTATCTCGATGAACTACCAGCCGGGCCACCCTCATGGCTTCTGCTCGGTCATCTGGATGGGCGAGATCGCGACCTGCCAGCCGCTCCACGACCCATTTGGCCGCATCGCAGAATTGAAGAACGAGACCTGGCCGTATCCCGAGGCAGTGAGAGATGCACTGATGGCCCGCTTTGGTTGGGAGGTGGGCTTCGCCATCTCGAATGCCGAGAAAGCGGCTCCCCGCGCGGAGCAGACACACGTCGCGGGTTGTGCCTATCGGGCCCTGTGCTGCATGGCACAGGTACTGTTTGCCTTGAACGGCCGCTACCTCATCAACGAGAAGGGCGCTGTTCCCGAAGCGGCGAACTTCCCAATCACGATCGAAGGCCTAGCCAAGGCGCAGGCCGAGATCTGGCGCCACATCGGCAATGCTGACGCCGAGAGCGCGCTGCGCCAGTTGCGCATCTTGTCCACAAATATGTCCGTTTTAGTCGAGCAGGCAGGGAGAAAGTTGTAG
- the uraD gene encoding 2-oxo-4-hydroxy-4-carboxy-5-ureidoimidazoline decarboxylase, which translates to MSRLDWLNGLSLEDAQAEFLRCCGSRRWAEGMARARPFSRETSVYTEAGWLWSQTGPEDWKEAIAHHPRIGDISKLRERFKATSTWSEQEQKGVQGASEEVIQGLADGNREYEERFGFTFLICATGKSAAEILEQLRERLNNPPALEMRIAAGEQAQITRIRLEKLLTGP; encoded by the coding sequence GTGAGCCGGCTCGACTGGCTCAACGGCCTGTCGCTGGAAGACGCGCAGGCGGAGTTCCTCCGGTGCTGTGGCTCCCGCCGCTGGGCGGAGGGCATGGCGCGGGCGCGCCCGTTCTCCCGGGAGACGTCGGTGTACACGGAGGCGGGCTGGCTCTGGTCCCAGACGGGCCCCGAGGACTGGAAGGAAGCCATCGCCCACCACCCGCGCATTGGCGACATCTCCAAGCTGCGCGAGCGCTTCAAGGCCACCAGCACCTGGTCCGAGCAGGAGCAGAAGGGGGTGCAGGGCGCGAGCGAGGAAGTGATTCAGGGGCTCGCCGACGGCAACCGGGAGTACGAGGAGCGCTTCGGCTTCACGTTCCTCATCTGCGCCACGGGCAAGAGCGCGGCGGAGATCCTGGAGCAGCTGCGCGAGCGGCTGAACAACCCCCCGGCCCTGGAGATGCGCATCGCGGCCGGAGAACAAGCGCAGATCACCCGTATCCGCCTGGAGAAGCTTCTCACCGGCCCATGA
- a CDS encoding TetR/AcrR family transcriptional regulator: MAMGRPRAFNIDEAVEQALQVFLSKGYEGASLADLTQAMGINPPSLYSAFGSKEGLFRKALERYAGERGACLSEALAQPTARAVVEHLLRAVAGLQTGAHRPQGCLLVQGALVCGDAAQPIREELSSRREASRRALQARLERAKKEGDLPRDANPAALALFVSILIQGMAVHASAGTRREELHQAVDVALLAWETKSRPR; encoded by the coding sequence ATGGCGATGGGCCGCCCCAGGGCCTTCAACATCGATGAGGCGGTGGAGCAGGCGCTGCAGGTGTTCCTGAGCAAGGGCTACGAGGGCGCGTCCCTGGCGGATTTGACGCAGGCCATGGGCATCAACCCGCCCAGCCTCTACTCCGCCTTTGGCAGCAAGGAGGGGCTCTTCCGGAAGGCGCTCGAGCGCTATGCCGGTGAGCGCGGGGCGTGTCTGAGCGAAGCGCTCGCGCAGCCGACGGCCCGGGCGGTGGTCGAGCACCTGCTCCGGGCGGTCGCCGGCCTGCAGACCGGGGCGCATCGGCCTCAGGGCTGTCTGCTGGTGCAGGGCGCGCTGGTCTGTGGGGACGCGGCGCAGCCCATCCGTGAGGAGCTGTCCTCCCGGCGAGAGGCCAGCCGGCGGGCCCTTCAGGCACGTCTGGAGCGTGCGAAAAAGGAGGGGGACCTGCCGCGTGATGCGAACCCGGCCGCCCTGGCGCTCTTTGTTTCGATCCTCATCCAAGGCATGGCCGTGCACGCCTCCGCGGGGACCCGCCGGGAAGAGCTGCACCAGGCCGTGGATGTGGCCTTGCTGGCCTGGGAGACGAAGTCCAGGCCCAGGTGA
- the allB gene encoding allantoinase AllB, with protein MSSQPWALASQRVVTESGVREAAVVVREGKVAAVLPLSEVPAGVPVEHVGQKVVMPGVVDCHAHINEPGRTEWEGFETATRAAASGGITTVVDMPLNSIPATTTLAALQLKAAAAEGHCAIDYGFWGGVIPGNGGELEAMAGAGVTGFKCFLIHSGVDEFPHTTREDLERALPVLARCGVPLIVHAELTPDEKPPQGDTRTYRSYLESRPRQWEDDAIRMMVELCRKHRTRVHIVHLSSSDALPDIAAARREGLPFSVETCPHYLTFDAEHIPDGATFLKCAPPIREAENREKLWQGLARGDIDMVVSDHSPCTPALKHLDKGDFSAAWGGIASLQFSLPAVWTGMRERGHGLEALVRWMCRHPARLIGLEGTKGGLTPGADADLLVFDPDATFTPEAAQVRHRHKLTPYAGRALHGVVERTYLRGEPVYTEGAFAARPGGRWVRRPGKA; from the coding sequence GTGAGTTCTCAGCCGTGGGCGCTGGCCAGCCAGCGCGTCGTCACCGAGTCGGGCGTGCGCGAGGCCGCCGTCGTCGTCCGCGAGGGCAAGGTGGCCGCCGTGCTGCCCCTCTCCGAGGTGCCCGCGGGCGTGCCCGTGGAGCACGTGGGCCAGAAGGTCGTGATGCCCGGCGTGGTGGACTGCCATGCCCACATCAACGAGCCGGGCCGCACCGAGTGGGAGGGCTTCGAGACGGCCACCCGCGCGGCGGCCAGCGGCGGCATCACCACCGTGGTGGACATGCCGCTCAACTCCATCCCCGCCACCACCACCCTGGCCGCGCTGCAGCTCAAGGCCGCCGCCGCCGAGGGCCACTGCGCCATCGACTATGGCTTCTGGGGCGGCGTCATCCCCGGCAACGGGGGCGAGCTGGAGGCCATGGCCGGCGCGGGCGTCACCGGCTTCAAGTGCTTCCTCATCCACTCGGGCGTGGACGAGTTCCCCCACACCACCCGCGAGGACCTGGAGCGCGCCCTGCCCGTGCTGGCGCGGTGCGGCGTGCCGCTCATCGTCCACGCGGAGCTGACGCCGGACGAGAAGCCGCCCCAAGGCGACACGCGCACCTACCGCAGCTACCTGGAGTCGCGCCCCCGCCAGTGGGAGGACGATGCCATCCGGATGATGGTGGAGCTGTGCCGCAAGCACCGCACCCGCGTCCACATCGTCCACCTGTCCTCCTCGGATGCGCTGCCGGACATCGCCGCCGCCCGGCGCGAGGGGCTGCCCTTCTCCGTGGAGACGTGCCCCCACTACCTCACCTTCGACGCGGAGCACATTCCCGACGGCGCCACCTTCCTCAAGTGCGCCCCGCCCATCCGCGAGGCGGAGAACCGCGAGAAGCTCTGGCAGGGTCTGGCGCGCGGGGACATCGACATGGTGGTGTCGGACCACTCGCCGTGCACCCCCGCCCTCAAGCACCTGGACAAGGGGGACTTCTCCGCCGCGTGGGGCGGCATCGCCTCGCTCCAGTTCAGCCTGCCCGCCGTGTGGACGGGCATGCGCGAGCGCGGCCATGGGCTGGAGGCGCTCGTCCGGTGGATGTGCCGCCACCCCGCCCGCCTCATCGGCCTGGAGGGCACCAAGGGCGGCCTGACGCCCGGCGCGGACGCGGACCTGCTCGTCTTCGACCCGGACGCCACCTTCACCCCCGAGGCCGCCCAGGTGCGGCACCGGCACAAGCTCACCCCCTACGCGGGCCGCGCGCTGCACGGCGTCGTGGAGCGCACCTACCTGCGGGGGGAGCCGGTGTACACGGAGGGCGCCTTCGCCGCCCGCCCCGGGGGCCGCTGGGTGCGCCGCCCGGGCAAGGCCTGA
- a CDS encoding YdcF family protein → MSMTLEHARRLWDYLSSFKHQAPSELAVICCSYDLRVCDYACELLKKGLTKQLLISGNTGNWTRHLWDKPEALVFLERARANGVSEAQLLIEDRSTNFGENIAFSRQLAPQARTVTFLTKPNSVLRVALTAAVGWPGITANVDCPPIDFPDGVSNVVGILGVIDEMVGDLHRILVYPRLGFQQEHSLPSDILESWRYLINQGFKGHLLSNWPVDAVGYTSQNGSC, encoded by the coding sequence ATGTCCATGACGCTCGAGCACGCGAGACGGCTCTGGGACTACCTGTCTTCGTTCAAGCATCAGGCGCCATCCGAACTCGCGGTGATCTGCTGCTCGTACGACCTGCGGGTCTGCGATTACGCCTGCGAGCTCCTGAAGAAAGGGCTGACGAAGCAGCTCCTCATCAGCGGGAACACCGGGAACTGGACGCGGCACCTGTGGGACAAGCCGGAGGCGCTCGTGTTCCTAGAGCGGGCCCGGGCGAACGGAGTGTCCGAAGCGCAGCTCCTCATCGAGGACCGGTCCACGAACTTCGGGGAGAACATCGCCTTTTCGAGGCAGTTGGCGCCGCAGGCCCGGACGGTGACGTTTCTCACGAAGCCGAACTCCGTGCTCCGGGTCGCGTTGACCGCCGCAGTGGGGTGGCCGGGCATCACGGCGAACGTGGACTGTCCCCCCATCGATTTTCCCGACGGCGTCTCGAACGTCGTGGGCATTCTGGGGGTGATCGACGAGATGGTGGGGGACCTCCACCGGATTCTCGTCTACCCCCGGCTCGGCTTTCAACAGGAGCACTCCCTGCCGTCCGACATCCTGGAGTCGTGGCGGTACCTGATAAATCAGGGGTTCAAAGGCCACCTGTTGTCGAACTGGCCGGTCGATGCGGTCGGCTACACTAGCCAGAATGGCTCGTGCTAG
- the uraH gene encoding hydroxyisourate hydrolase, producing MSTLSTHVLDTQSGRPAAGVPITLEAQTPSGEWRELARGTTNTDGRVRDFLPAGTKLEPGTYRMTFHTGEYFRANSLKGFYPYVPVVFELASAEEHYHVPLLLSPFGFSTYRGS from the coding sequence ATGAGCACCCTGTCCACCCACGTCCTCGATACGCAGTCGGGCCGCCCCGCCGCGGGCGTCCCCATCACCCTGGAAGCCCAGACGCCCAGCGGCGAATGGCGGGAGCTGGCACGCGGCACCACCAACACGGATGGGCGCGTCCGGGACTTCCTGCCCGCCGGGACGAAGCTGGAGCCGGGCACCTACCGAATGACCTTCCACACGGGAGAGTATTTCCGAGCGAACAGCCTCAAGGGCTTCTACCCGTATGTGCCGGTGGTGTTCGAGTTGGCCTCCGCAGAGGAGCATTACCATGTGCCCCTGCTGCTGAGCCCGTTTGGCTTTTCCACCTACCGGGGAAGCTAG
- a CDS encoding SDR family NAD(P)-dependent oxidoreductase, translating to MGKTLVGKVALVTGGSRGIGAAIAKRLAEEGADVAISYVASAQKAEDVVRELQGQGVRAAAFQADQAHPAEVTALVQAAAKHFGKLDILVNSAGVFVTGVVGDPSSDVAAFDKQFAINVGGVAAAVRAAVPLLSDGGRIISIGTTGASRAPFAGIGDYVASKAAVAAYTRAWARDLGPRGITVNIVQPGAIDTDMNPANSAHASALTQLAALGRYGRPEELAAAVAFLAGPDASYITGTTLNVDGGQTT from the coding sequence ATGGGGAAGACACTCGTTGGCAAGGTGGCGCTGGTGACCGGGGGCTCGCGTGGCATTGGGGCCGCCATCGCGAAGCGGCTCGCGGAGGAGGGAGCGGATGTCGCCATCAGCTACGTGGCCTCCGCCCAGAAGGCCGAGGACGTCGTGCGCGAACTCCAGGGCCAGGGCGTCCGCGCGGCGGCCTTCCAGGCAGACCAGGCCCACCCCGCGGAAGTCACGGCACTGGTCCAGGCGGCGGCCAAGCACTTCGGCAAGCTCGACATCCTCGTCAACAGCGCGGGTGTCTTCGTCACTGGTGTGGTGGGAGACCCTTCGAGCGACGTGGCGGCCTTCGACAAGCAGTTCGCCATCAACGTCGGGGGCGTCGCCGCCGCCGTGCGCGCGGCGGTTCCGCTCCTCAGTGATGGCGGACGCATCATTTCCATCGGAACCACGGGCGCCAGCCGCGCGCCCTTCGCCGGCATTGGCGACTACGTCGCGAGCAAGGCCGCCGTGGCGGCCTATACCCGCGCCTGGGCCCGGGACCTGGGGCCCCGGGGAATCACCGTGAACATCGTCCAGCCCGGAGCCATCGACACCGACATGAACCCCGCGAACAGCGCTCATGCGTCCGCCCTGACGCAGCTGGCCGCGCTGGGCCGCTATGGCCGGCCCGAGGAGCTGGCCGCGGCGGTCGCCTTCCTCGCCGGCCCGGATGCCAGCTACATCACGGGCACCACGCTCAATGTGGATGGCGGACAGACCACATGA